In Nostoc sphaeroides, the genomic window TAGAGAAAACAGCATGTGACCCTTTGCGAGGAAGCATTTGACAAGTAACCGTGTCTGATGTATTCTGACTAATATACCAGATTTCGGAGGTTTACCCTGAGCGTAGTCGAAGGGAAACAAAAACATACTGTGGCAACAAGACGAATGACCTTTCGTTTATACCCAAATGAAAAAACTGAATTAACATTGCGGTATCACCGAAAGCTCCACAAGGACTTGTACAATGCCGCAGTAAACAACAGATTTAACCAGTACAAAATCTATAATCACAAAGTTGATTATTTTGAGCAGCAAAACTGTTTACCTGCGTTTAAAGAAGTTTGGTTAGAATATAAAGAGCTTCCAAGTCATGCACTACAAGCAACTTTAAAACGTGTTGATTACGCCTTTGAACGTTGGTTTAAGGGATTGGGTAAACGACCTAGATTTAAATCAATTCGGCATTATTCGGGATGGACTTATCCAGATTGTGCAGGTTTTAAGCTAGAGTCAGACGGAGAGAATGGGTATTTGGGTCTGTCTAAGATTGGGCGTATTCAAATGCGTGGACAGGCTAAATATTGGGGCAAACCAACTACTTGCACCATTCTTTATCGTAATGGTAAATGGTACGCCTCAATTACTGTCAATGTATTAGACCAAGCTCTCAAACCAGAGATTCTACCCTGTGGTGCTATTGGTATTGACTTTGGATGTAAATCTGCTTTATCAATTACTGATGGTGAAAATCACCAACAAATTGATGCTCCCAAGTTTTTGAGGAATGCAGAACATCTAATCAAAAAAGCATCTAAGGATAAAAGACGTAAACGTGCGCCGAATAGAAAGAAAAAAATAAAAGCTTCTAGACGGTTTAAAAAAGCTCAATTAAAGGTTAGTAAACTTAACCGCAAAGTTGCTAACCAACGCCAAAATTGGGTACACCAAGTTGCCACACAAATAACACGCAGTAATAGCATGGTGGCAACTGAAACTCTAGTTGTCAAAAACATGACTAGTAAACCTAAAAAAGGCTCTTCGCATAAACAAAAGGCTGGACTAAATAAGTCTATCCTTGATGTTGGATTTGGAATGCTACGCAACGCCATCAAATATAAAGTAGAACAAATTGGTGGTGTATTTATCGAGGTTCCAACCCGCCTTGTAAAGCCTTCTCAAACCTGCCCTAAATGTGGACACCAGCACAAGAAAACACTCGATATCCGAGTACATGAGTGCGGTGTTTGTAGTTATCGTCAGGATAGAGATATTGCTGCTGCCCAGGTTATGCTTTATTGGAGTAAAGGGAATCTGCCGGGGTCAGGAACTGTCCTCGCAGACGCAGAGTCGTCTAGCTCTACTTCATCCACCAAGGCGCGAAAGCAAGCTGGAAGTATGAGGCAACTAGGGGCGAAGAAGCGTCAGAAATCTCAAAGCAACTTTGCTAAAAACAAGCTAGAGGATGCAGAAACCTCTAGCTCAAGCGAAGCTAGCTAGAGGTAGTTCATGGAACGTGGGAAGAGATTCTCCTACGTGCTTCTGAACTGACTGGACGACGAGTAAAATTAATAATCCTGGCTAATGAAACCTCAAGTGACGCATCTACAGATACCTTAGACAAGTTGTTGCAAGGAAGAGTAGGACAAGTTAATTTCCAGCCATCAAACTTGTCTGAACGTACAAAGGAAGCTTTTGCAGATATTTTGTCAGCTAAATATGACCCTTCAAGGTTAAACCAGTGATACTCTGCGATGCTTCTGCCTTGATTGCTTTAATTAACCAAAGCGATGCCAATCACCAAGGTTGTGTTGATATATTACCTCAGCTATTAGCCCCTTTACTAACAACTTGGTCTTGTTTTACAGAAGCCATGTATTTGTTAGGTCGCTATGGTGGATGGTCTGCACAGCAGGAGCTATGGGGCTATGGAGCTATGTTGCCGATCAGATTCTTTTGTTGCACCACAATAATATAGAAGAACAAGAAAAAATGCGATCGCTAATGGATCAATATAGAGATATCCCAATGGATTTAGCAGATGCTTCATTGGTAGCCACTGCTGAAACCTTAAATCAGAGACGAATTTTTACTCTTGATCGAGATTTCCACATCTATCGATTTCGTGGTAATCGAGTATCGATCAACTTTGTTGCTACGGCTAAAAATCTTACACAGGGTATGAGAGTCTAAACCTGTCTGAACACTTAGATTAATGAGTGTAAATCGCTTGTTGCCGTTTTCATTAAATTCTGTTTGTTGTTTTGCTAACTCAAGTTTATGTAATCCTTTAGAAACTTTCGAGGCGATCGCTCAAATCCAAAACCCTCAACAAAACAGAGAAAACAAGGGGCTAAAATCCTTCGTAAACCAACAAATTTCTCTGTTTATCTTCCCTGTAGCAACTTCCGTCTTCCTTGCAGCAGCTTCCGCCTTCACGTTTGGGTGTTTCGCGCACCCTGTAGCAGCTTCCGCCTTCCTTGCAGCAGCTTCCGTCTTCACGTTTGGGTGTTTCGCGTACCCTGTAGCAGCTTCCGTCTTCCCTGTAGCAACTTCCGCTTTCACGTTTGGGTGTTTCGCGTACTCTGTAGCAGCTTCCGCCTTCACGTTTAGGTGTTTCGCGTACCCTGTAGCAGCTTCCGCCTTCACGTTTAGGTGTTTCGCGCAACCTGTAGCAGCTTCCGCCTTTAATATAACGGTTCGCAATTGCATCGAATACAGACCTAACAAGAACAGCCCCTTCTCTTCTAGGGTTGGGGAGTAAGATTCAAAGCCTCTCTCCTAAAAGGAGAGAGGAATGGAAGTGAGGTCAAAACTGTACTGCACCCAAGCGAGAACCGCTATATAAAAGGAGTTTAATTACTGCGATCGCTTGCATTCATCACCAACCAAAATTACTTATTTGGCTTTGTTTGGAGAGCGATCCAATTAATTACCAAGCCCTTCGGGCAGGGAACTCTTAAGAGGGAACAGGGAACAGCTTTGAAAACCTGCCCGAATTTTGGGTCTAAAGCCCCTAAATTTATTTATGAAAAAAAATAAAAACATTTTTTTTGAGACGCGCAGCGCAAGAAAAAATACGTCCTTGTACAAATCCCCTAATTTTAATTATGGGGATTTCCCTGTTCCCTCTTGCCTGTTCCCTGTTCCCTTTTAATCTTATACCAAGTAAAAGTGCGATGCCTAGTTTGGGCTACGCCTACGCATTCTTTTACCGATTGAATTAAGCAAAGGTCGCAAGATCCCGCAGAGCGTCTACAAGCGATCGCCCTCTCTGCGATGGCATTAATTAGCTTTTTAGCTAGAAATCAATTACTGCGATCGCAGCGTAGCTTGCTTCCTGTAGCCTAGAACAACGATAAGGCGATCGCAAAGGTTTTTATAATGCACCGTGACAAAATGGCGATGGGCTACGCCCCGTCGGAGACGATCGCACACATCCACAGAACTAGAGAATTTAAGGCATTGTTGCTACATTCCATAACAATCTTTAGGCTAAGGGAAGGATTTTTGCTATCATATCTAAGCTTATCAAACAATGTGAATGTAAATCTTTAAGAAAGGCAATGAAAAAGGTTACACTAACGGAATTAAGTAATAATATTGAGCGTCTACTAGATGAGGTGCTAGAAACAGGTATTCCACTAGAAATTAACAAAAATGGTAAGTTATTAAAAATTGTTCCTATAGAAAAAAAAGATAAACTTAAAAACTTAACATTGAAATCTGATGCTATTCAAGGAAATCCAGGTGATTTAGTTAATATCAGTTGGCAACAGGAGATTAATATTGATTTATCTTGACACTCATGTAGTAGCATGGCTCTATGCTGGCTTGACAGATAAATTAACTGATATCGCTAAAACATTAATTAATGATAATGACGTTTATATTTCGCCAATTGTGAGATTAGAGTTACAGTATTTATATGAAATCAAACGTCTTAAAGATAAACCGGATGTGATTATTCCTAACCTGTCCGAGGAAATTGGTTTACAAATATGTGATCAAAACTTTAATGATATTATCAGTAGTAGCTTAACTATTACTTGGACTCGCGATCCTTTTGATCGGATTATTACGGCGAATGCTTTATTAAATAATAATATATTACTGAGCAAAGATGAAAAGATTCTGAATAACTACCTGTATGCAAAATGGCGTGATTAAAAGTTACATTTTTCGCCTTCACATTTGGGTGTTTCGCGCAGCCTGTAGCAGCTTCCGCCTTTAATATAATGGGAATTTAATTACTGCGATCGCTCGCACACATCACCAACCAAAATTACTGATTTGGCTTTGTTTGGAGATGTCTAATTAATTACTCTTATACCAAGTAAAAGTGCGATGCCTACGGTGGGCTGCGCCTACGCACTCTTTGACCGATAGCCTCTTTAAGTTATAATAAATTTTTTCAACAATAAATATGAGTCCCATAGATTAAAATTTATGTAGGAAGTAACTACAAGCTAATGTGCAATTACTCATGATTTTTTGAGTACTATCTCAAAAAAACCTTTATTTAAAAGTTGCGCGATGACACAGACAACTACAGAGCGTCTATACTCTTTTGAAGAATATCTCGCTTATAACGATGGTACTGATAGCCGTTATGAACTGGTGGATGGGAAACTAGAACGCATGAATCCACCAACTTTTAGACATTTACTAATTTCTGACTTTATTCAGGATAACTTTAAGGCAGAAATCAATCGCTTGAGTTTACCTTGGCTATGCTTTAGAGAAGCGGGCGTGAGAACGGGATGGCGAAAGTCAAGATTGCCTGATGTTTATGTTGTAAAGGCTGAACAGGTAATGGGATTACTTGATGAATCTGCTGTTTGTCAGTCTGCGCCGATATTAGTAGTAGAAGTTGTCAGCCCTGATTCAATAAAACGCGATTATCGATATAAGCGTTCTGAATATGCAGCGTTAGAGATTCCTGAATATTGGATTGTAGATCCAATAGAGTCAAAAATTACGATTTTATTGTTGTCAGAAGGATTGTACGAGGAAAAAGAGTTTAGCGGGAGTCAGCAAATTGTATCTGTAACTTTCCCGGAAATTGCACTTACAGTTGAACAAGTTTTGTCTGCGGGTAATGTTGGTTAGAAAATAAACCATCCCTTCTGCTAGTTATGACAAGATCGTAAAACTCTGGGCTTACTTAAATAACCTAGAGGATTTAATTGGATACAGTTGTGCTAAGTTACGTGGTTATTTATAGTCACCCAATGTAAGCGATCGCACTTTCGGGAAACTTTCGAGGCGATCGCTTTGAGAATTTATTTTTATATAGCGATCCGATTTCATTTATGAAATTATTTGCGTAGTAAGGCAACAGTCAAGAAGCCTCTTTGAGTTATACTGAAATTTTTCAAAAATCAAATATGATTCCTATAGGTTAAAGTTTATGTAAGAGGTAAGCTATATGTTAAAAACAATTCAAGGAATTTATAAAAATGGCAAAATTGAATTAGCTGAAACACCAGAAGGTATCACTGAAAGTTTAGTGTTTGTCACCTTCTTAGAAACTAAACCCAGCCAATGGCCAGAAATAATCATGCAATATTCAGGTATAAAAGAAAGTATTATCTTTGAATCATATCGAGAGGAACTGATACCACCGAACGAAATAGAACTTTAATTATGTATGGGTTATTTACTGGATACTTGCGTTATTAGTGATTTTGTCAAAGGAGAAGAAAACACCCTCAAGCGAATAAAGTTCATCTCCCCCTACGGAAATTTTTGTTTCATCTTTAACAGTTATGGAGGTGAAATATGGATTAGCTATAAACCCACAACGTGCTGTTAAAATCCAATCAATTATTGAAATATTATTAGGTTAAATTACAATTTTACCTTTTGATTCAAAAGAAGCAGAACAAGCAGCCCACATCAGAAGCTTTCTTAAATTAGCTGGTTCACCTATTGGTGCTTATGATGTACTTGTAGCAGCCATCGCAGTAATCAATAATCATATTGTGGTAACATCTAATGTCCGAGAATTTCAAAGAGTACCTAACTTGCAAATCGAAAATTGGCGTTCTGTGTGAGTTTAATTACTGCGATCGCTTGCATACATCACCAACCAAAATTACTGATTGGGCTTTGTTTAGAGAGCGATCGCCTACCTGATTTACTTCCATTGATACCCAGCGTTGGCAGTATCTTAGCAGCGATCGCTCCAGGTGTGGTTATTGAAATCAAAGATTTGTGTAGAGTTCTTGCACTAAAGCATCCATTTCAAGCTTCTTTTAATCTTGGGTTCCTGAAACCATTATCAAATTATTCGTTGTATTCGGTTGAACTTCTCTAGGATGTTCTGTTTGAATGAATTCATCAAACAATTTGAAAAACTGATCTAGTGCAGTGTGTTCATCTTGGGAAAAAAATAAAATAATCTGATCCCAAGTCTGATTGGAAGTTAAATTAAATCTCTGCTGAATCCAGGTTTGAAATTCTGAGAATTGCTGTTCTTGAGGTGTTTGAGGGATTCCTATCTGGCGACGAGCAAAGCAGTAACCTGCTAGAAAAGTGCGGAGATTGGATATAGAAGCTCGTCCCAAATACATGGCAGGACGTTTCCGTATATTGTGGATTAGGTCATACAAATCAACCATCTGTCCCTCTTGCTTAAAATTCGGTTTCGGTGATTTGGAAATTGCCGCCTAAATCTAGAGCAGGGCAGTATAGATTATTAATCCAGTCTACTCTGGAAATTCCTTCAGGATGGATGTTGTCAAAAATGAGTTATTGCCCATTAATTTCAACGGCGATCGCTTCATGTCGCCCATTAATGGAGATGTTTTGTCGGAGGTGTTCATGGTAAATATTGCAGAAAGGATCTTCTGTGCTACCCGTAAATAGACTAACCTGTTTACCAGAAATGTTTTGATTAATCAGGAATTGACGCAGTACAATAGCACAAGAAACACATTGAAAAACTTGGAATTGTGAAGCGATCGCGCTCAGTTGACTGTGAAGGCTAGCCTTGCTCATGATCTACTTTTGTCAAAACAATTCAAAATTCAAAATTATCAATTCAAAATTAATACCCCACGCATAAATGCGGGGGCTTGAATATTGATACTACGTGTTTTATTTTTTTTCATAATTGAAATTAGGGGCTTGTATCCCTTTAGGTATCAATTCAAAATTTATAACAATTTATTTTGAATTTTGAATTTTGAATTTTGAATTCAAAAAGTGGTCAATTTCCCAGTGCTAGCCATTAGTGGGCGATCGCTGTATACAATAACTCTATTCTTTTTGATGATGAAACCGAATTCCTAGAAAGATGTCGTAAACAAATTCAAAAAAGTCCTTTTTCTGTAACAATCCTGAAGTTTGATAACATCCTTTTTCATCTAACAGAGGCTTCATAACATAATATGCAGGCTGATAATTATACCAAGGAATAGAAGGCCACAAATGATGAATTAAGTGGTAATTCTGTCCCATAATCAGAATATTGAGAACTGGATTAGGGTAGACGCGAGCATTTTTCCAGCGATCGCGCTCCGCAAAAGGACGATGGGGCAAATAGTCAAAAAATAATCCCAGTGCTATCCCCACCACAAAAGCTGGTATAAACCAAAAATTCAGAATGTAACCTAAAAAGTGGTATTGCACTGATATATAAACAATTACACCGACAATTAAGCGGCTGATAAACCATTCCAATAGCTCATATTTCCGCCACAGTCGCCGTTGAAAGAAAAATACCTCGTGGTACAAAAACCGCACTGCAATTAGCCACAGTGGGCCACCCGTAGAAACATAATGATCTGGGTCGTCCTTGGGATGGTTGACATGGCCATGATGCTGTAAATGCACCCGCGTAAACACTGGAAAAGCAAAAGCTAGCATCAACGCACTGCCATGCCCTAACATCGCATTCATTACCCGGTTGCGATGAGCGGATTGGTGACAAGCGTCGTGAATAACCGTCCCAGCACAATGCAAGGCAATAGTGTTAACGCTAAAGCAGAGCCAGTGCGGCCATTCCCAAAGCCAGTAACCAAAGTTAGATAACACCAGCATTGCTACAGCTACCAAAAACAGCAGTAGCGTGGGATTAAAATCACCAGGAGGCGCTAAAAATTCCTTCGGCGGGATTGTCAGTGGCTTTCGTGCCTCCGATGTGATCATCTCTAACATTGACTCCTTCTTAATCAAACATTACGAATATACGATAAATATTAGGGAAGAATAAAGTTTTATAACCTTTTGTATAGCAATATTTATTTACAGCTTTGCATATTCAGTAGATGAATAACGCTATGATTCAAGACTTGAGGTAATCTTTACTGATAAGTGGGGTATGGCGATTGGCAAAAAGTTGATGGGATAAACTCTTTCGTTGGGAGGATGGATACAAGATTGATGTACTATATCTAGTCTATCCCACAGCCCATACTCTCCTATAAGCCCTCTCTAACTGCTTATATTTATTGGTATAGCAGTGACTGAAAAGGAGATGCAACTTAAGTTACGATGACTTCCCAGATAGCTCCCTCACTTCAGCCCCTATGCAATTAAGAGATTCTCTGCGCCGGACAAAAATTGTCGCTACTATTGGCCCCGCCACTAGCAGTCCTGAAATGCTTAAGGCGATTATTGAAGCGGGAGCCACGACGCTGCGGCTAAACTTCTCCCACGGAACTCATGCCGACCATCAACGTAGTATTCGCTTAATTCGGCAAACCGCCTTTGAACTAAATCAACCAGTGGCTATTCTCCAAGACTTGCAGGGCCCAAAAATTCGCTTGGGTAAGTTTGACAACGGGGCTATAGTTTTAGCAAAAGGCGATCGCTTCACCTTGACAAATCGTCCAGTTGTAGGTACGCAGGAGATTAGTTGCGTTACCTACGATTATTTAGCCGAAGAAGTCCCAGTTGGAGCAAAAATCCTGCTTGATGATGGACGAGTAGAAATGGTTGTGCAGGAGATTAACCGGGACAAAGGTGATTTGCATTGTCGGATCACCGTGCCTGGAAAACTTTCTAACAACAAAGGCGTAAACTTTCCTGGCGTTTACCTGTCAATTAAGGCAATGACCGACAAAGACCGAGAGGATCTGATGTTTGGTCTAGATCAAGGTGTAGATTGGGTGGCACTTTCCTTTGTCCGCAATCCCCAGGACATGATCGAAATTAAAGAACTAATTTCCAGTACAGGCAAGCAAGTGCCAGTGATTGCCAAAATTGAAAAGCACGAGGCCATTGAACAAATGGAGGCAGTTCTGGCTTTGTGTGATGGCGTAATGGTTGCCAGAGGTGACTTAGGGGTAGAATTGCCAGCTGAAGATGTTCCGGTACTCCAAAAGCGGCTAATTGCTACAGCAAATCGCTTGGGAATTCCCATCATCACCGCCACCCAAATGTTAGACAGCATGGTGAGCAATCCCCGTCCCACTCGTGCTGAAGTATCGGATGTAGCAAATGCGATTTTAGACGGCACGGACGCCGTAATGCTCTCCAATGAAACTGCTGTGGGTAGCTTCCCAGTAGAAGCAGTGGCGACGATGGCACGAATTGCCGAGCGGATGGAGCAGGAAGAATCCCAACATTTAAACTTACGTTCTTTAAAAGATGCCCGACGCTCCATTCCCAATGCTATTAGTCAAGCTGTAGGTCAAATTGCCGAACAACTAGGTGCAGCAGCAATCATGACCC contains:
- a CDS encoding papain fold toxin domain-containing protein, translating into MSKASLHSQLSAIASQFQVFQCVSCAIVLRQFLINQNISGKQVSLFTGSTEDPFCNIYHEHLRQNISINGRHEAIAVEINGQ
- a CDS encoding RNA-guided endonuclease InsQ/TnpB family protein — its product is MTFRLYPNEKTELTLRYHRKLHKDLYNAAVNNRFNQYKIYNHKVDYFEQQNCLPAFKEVWLEYKELPSHALQATLKRVDYAFERWFKGLGKRPRFKSIRHYSGWTYPDCAGFKLESDGENGYLGLSKIGRIQMRGQAKYWGKPTTCTILYRNGKWYASITVNVLDQALKPEILPCGAIGIDFGCKSALSITDGENHQQIDAPKFLRNAEHLIKKASKDKRRKRAPNRKKKIKASRRFKKAQLKVSKLNRKVANQRQNWVHQVATQITRSNSMVATETLVVKNMTSKPKKGSSHKQKAGLNKSILDVGFGMLRNAIKYKVEQIGGVFIEVPTRLVKPSQTCPKCGHQHKKTLDIRVHECGVCSYRQDRDIAAAQVMLYWSKGNLPGSGTVLADAESSSSTSSTKARKQAGSMRQLGAKKRQKSQSNFAKNKLEDAETSSSSEAS
- a CDS encoding type II toxin-antitoxin system Phd/YefM family antitoxin; translation: MKKVTLTELSNNIERLLDEVLETGIPLEINKNGKLLKIVPIEKKDKLKNLTLKSDAIQGNPGDLVNISWQQEINIDLS
- the crtR gene encoding beta-carotene hydroxylase translates to MITSEARKPLTIPPKEFLAPPGDFNPTLLLFLVAVAMLVLSNFGYWLWEWPHWLCFSVNTIALHCAGTVIHDACHQSAHRNRVMNAMLGHGSALMLAFAFPVFTRVHLQHHGHVNHPKDDPDHYVSTGGPLWLIAVRFLYHEVFFFQRRLWRKYELLEWFISRLIVGVIVYISVQYHFLGYILNFWFIPAFVVGIALGLFFDYLPHRPFAERDRWKNARVYPNPVLNILIMGQNYHLIHHLWPSIPWYNYQPAYYVMKPLLDEKGCYQTSGLLQKKDFFEFVYDIFLGIRFHHQKE
- a CDS encoding Uma2 family endonuclease, which encodes MTQTTTERLYSFEEYLAYNDGTDSRYELVDGKLERMNPPTFRHLLISDFIQDNFKAEINRLSLPWLCFREAGVRTGWRKSRLPDVYVVKAEQVMGLLDESAVCQSAPILVVEVVSPDSIKRDYRYKRSEYAALEIPEYWIVDPIESKITILLLSEGLYEEKEFSGSQQIVSVTFPEIALTVEQVLSAGNVG
- the pyk gene encoding pyruvate kinase, with the protein product MQLRDSLRRTKIVATIGPATSSPEMLKAIIEAGATTLRLNFSHGTHADHQRSIRLIRQTAFELNQPVAILQDLQGPKIRLGKFDNGAIVLAKGDRFTLTNRPVVGTQEISCVTYDYLAEEVPVGAKILLDDGRVEMVVQEINRDKGDLHCRITVPGKLSNNKGVNFPGVYLSIKAMTDKDREDLMFGLDQGVDWVALSFVRNPQDMIEIKELISSTGKQVPVIAKIEKHEAIEQMEAVLALCDGVMVARGDLGVELPAEDVPVLQKRLIATANRLGIPIITATQMLDSMVSNPRPTRAEVSDVANAILDGTDAVMLSNETAVGSFPVEAVATMARIAERMEQEESQHLNLRSLKDARRSIPNAISQAVGQIAEQLGAAAIMTLTQTGATARNVSKFRPRTPILAVTPHVNVARQLQMVWGVKPLLVLGLPSTGQTFQAAINVAQELQLLSQGDLVVMTAGTLQGISGSTDLIKVEVVTAILGHGIGLGQGSVSGRARVANTGMDVSNFNPGDILVAPRTSADFVEAIRKAAGIITEEESLTSHAAVIGLRLGVPVIVGVKQATQAIRDGAIITLDLQRGLIYSGAVRTA
- a CDS encoding type II toxin-antitoxin system VapC family toxin, whose translation is MIYLDTHVVAWLYAGLTDKLTDIAKTLINDNDVYISPIVRLELQYLYEIKRLKDKPDVIIPNLSEEIGLQICDQNFNDIISSSLTITWTRDPFDRIITANALLNNNILLSKDEKILNNYLYAKWRD